A single window of Flagellimonas maritima DNA harbors:
- a CDS encoding DUF7009 family protein: MKIRIKGNSIRYRLTRTEVETFCKEGSYVEKTDFGSSEFVYKVVAKKGIQGLEAIFNNNTITLLFPFAETKKWAKSDRIGYEDIFVLENGKDLKLLLEKDFVCMDETIEDQSDNYPNPKKM; encoded by the coding sequence GTGAAAATAAGGATTAAAGGAAATTCAATTCGATATAGGCTTACCCGTACAGAAGTTGAAACTTTTTGTAAAGAAGGAAGCTATGTTGAAAAAACTGACTTTGGCAGCAGTGAGTTTGTATACAAGGTCGTAGCTAAAAAAGGCATACAAGGTCTGGAGGCGATTTTCAACAATAATACCATAACTCTTTTGTTTCCTTTTGCTGAAACGAAGAAATGGGCCAAAAGCGACAGGATAGGCTATGAAGATATTTTTGTTCTTGAAAACGGGAAAGACCTTAAATTGCTCTTAGAAAAGGATTTTGTCTGTATGGATGAAACCATTGAAGATCAATCCGATAATTACCCCAATCCCAAAAAAATGTAA
- a CDS encoding LytR/AlgR family response regulator transcription factor, with amino-acid sequence MILKVVIVEDEKRSRETLRTLLEEFCKDVQVIATASSVNEAVKVLSVFSPDVVFLDIELQTGVGFDVLEQIKEPDFEIIFTTAFEKYAIQAIKFSSLDYLLKPIDLDELKQAVEKARERMDTNIYRQQIETLMQSIGKESHKQEKICLATTSGMEFIAIEDIVLCKADGSYTSFVLRDTSTLLVSKHLKEYENLLAEQQFMRVHNSYLINLKEVKKYIKSDGGYIIMSNDMHVSISPRKKDELIESMKKI; translated from the coding sequence ATGATATTAAAAGTAGTTATAGTAGAAGATGAAAAGCGAAGCAGGGAAACTTTAAGAACATTACTAGAAGAATTCTGTAAAGATGTACAGGTAATTGCAACTGCAAGCAGTGTCAATGAGGCGGTTAAAGTTTTATCCGTTTTTAGTCCCGATGTTGTTTTTTTAGATATAGAACTACAAACTGGAGTAGGTTTTGATGTCCTTGAGCAGATAAAAGAGCCTGATTTCGAAATAATCTTTACAACTGCTTTTGAAAAGTATGCCATACAAGCCATAAAGTTCAGCTCTCTTGATTATCTACTAAAACCTATTGACCTAGATGAACTGAAACAAGCAGTAGAGAAAGCGAGGGAAAGAATGGACACCAATATTTACAGACAGCAGATAGAGACATTAATGCAAAGTATTGGAAAGGAATCCCATAAACAGGAGAAAATTTGTCTGGCAACAACTTCGGGTATGGAGTTCATAGCAATAGAGGATATTGTTCTCTGTAAAGCAGATGGTTCTTATACGTCTTTTGTATTAAGGGACACAAGCACACTTTTAGTGAGCAAACATTTAAAAGAGTACGAGAATCTTTTGGCAGAACAACAGTTTATGAGGGTTCACAATAGCTATTTGATCAATTTAAAAGAGGTTAAGAAATATATAAAGTCTGATGGCGGATATATCATAATGAGCAATGACATGCACGTAAGCATCTCTCCTAGAAAAAAAGATGAACTTATTGAGTCAATGAAAAAGATATAA
- a CDS encoding sensor histidine kinase, protein MKKKPLLCLYSLFFISWFSIQLTAQNLEEPKVKTLPFYIFKTNDSLLNLNSILESTQHFLPPEHEKNSTRPQNIYWIKLDLKKSLDSLNTQHTWRLETPIFDKAALYFLKNDTISFQTFGTFDNTGNLISNYGIPNIELKKENLIDSKYLYIRAEIFSRRSNIYQWDFTYIPVSSNKNLNFYYPEKFINILISDYTYSGACIIILLLFFAIYIYSGRKQFLYYALYVLASIIYLIRPNFNNHTIIDSYNSHLGHWVAIICQVFINLFYIVFAIYYLGTKKNYPKLHKSILFIVFILFGIIFLDAFVFFLGDYESHIYILDFQRLAMTIWGLIAMVYLSKNAKNLLAYFIVAGSFSYMAGALGYLFFENRYYMILGSITEILIFSLGLAYKIKLEYEEKLYLKREVSEKEHRALRAQMNPHFIFNALSAIQNLILKNDRMVALEYLSKFGKLSRGILESSFEKKVLLADEIKLLNSYLELESLRFNGVFNYKICISKDLDTNDTEIPFMITQPFIENAIIHGLNNKKEGDKNLLVSFCKNGETLICEIEDNGIGRVLSNKMNSTLKKHKTSRGIEIIKRRLQVTGNSDLRKNTIEIIDKYDKNNNPLGTKVTIKIIDALNPTV, encoded by the coding sequence ATGAAAAAAAAACCTTTACTCTGCTTATACAGTCTATTTTTTATTAGTTGGTTTTCTATTCAGTTGACAGCTCAAAACTTAGAAGAACCAAAAGTAAAAACACTCCCTTTTTATATTTTCAAAACCAATGATTCTTTACTAAATCTGAACTCAATTCTTGAGTCTACCCAGCACTTCTTACCCCCTGAACATGAAAAAAATAGCACGCGACCTCAGAACATATATTGGATAAAATTAGACTTAAAAAAAAGCTTAGATAGTCTAAATACACAACACACTTGGCGTCTTGAAACGCCTATTTTTGACAAAGCAGCTCTTTATTTTTTAAAGAACGATACTATAAGTTTTCAAACGTTTGGAACTTTTGACAATACTGGAAATCTTATTTCCAATTATGGCATTCCGAACATTGAGCTCAAAAAGGAGAATTTAATCGATAGTAAGTATCTATATATTAGAGCAGAAATTTTCAGTCGCCGTTCAAATATTTATCAATGGGATTTTACCTATATTCCAGTCAGCTCAAATAAAAACCTCAACTTCTATTATCCTGAAAAGTTTATAAATATTCTAATATCCGACTACACATATTCAGGCGCATGCATAATTATCCTCTTACTTTTTTTTGCTATTTATATCTATTCCGGAAGAAAACAATTCTTGTACTATGCGCTATATGTTTTAGCATCAATTATTTATTTAATTCGTCCTAATTTCAATAACCATACAATAATAGATTCGTACAATAGTCATCTTGGCCATTGGGTAGCAATAATATGTCAAGTGTTCATTAATCTATTTTATATTGTTTTTGCTATTTATTATTTAGGTACCAAAAAAAATTATCCAAAATTACATAAGTCTATACTTTTCATAGTTTTTATACTTTTTGGAATTATATTCTTAGATGCATTTGTATTCTTTTTGGGCGATTATGAATCTCACATATATATTCTTGATTTCCAAAGATTGGCTATGACAATTTGGGGCCTTATCGCAATGGTATATCTTTCAAAAAACGCAAAGAATCTTTTAGCCTATTTTATAGTGGCCGGGTCTTTTTCTTATATGGCGGGAGCACTCGGATATTTATTTTTTGAAAATCGATACTATATGATTTTAGGGTCAATTACAGAAATTTTAATCTTCTCTTTAGGTCTAGCTTATAAAATTAAATTGGAATATGAAGAAAAACTGTATCTGAAAAGAGAAGTATCTGAAAAAGAGCACCGCGCTTTAAGAGCTCAAATGAATCCCCATTTTATTTTCAATGCTCTTAGCGCCATTCAAAACCTTATCTTAAAGAACGATAGAATGGTTGCTTTAGAATATCTTTCAAAATTTGGAAAACTATCTCGCGGCATTTTAGAGAGTTCTTTTGAGAAAAAAGTTTTGCTAGCGGATGAAATAAAATTATTAAATTCCTACTTAGAACTGGAATCGCTTCGTTTTAATGGTGTTTTTAATTATAAAATATGCATTTCGAAGGATTTAGATACAAACGACACAGAAATACCTTTCATGATTACTCAACCCTTTATAGAAAATGCGATCATACATGGCCTCAATAATAAAAAAGAAGGAGATAAAAATCTTCTTGTTAGTTTCTGTAAAAATGGGGAAACCCTTATTTGTGAAATAGAGGATAATGGTATTGGTAGAGTCTTGTCCAATAAAATGAATAGTACTTTAAAAAAACATAAAACGTCAAGAGGTATAGAGATAATTAAAAGAAGGTTGCAAGTTACCGGCAACTCTGATCTAAGAAAAAATACAATTGAGATTATTGATAAATACGACAAAAACAATAATCCTTTAGGAACCAAGGTTACCATAAAGATTATCGATGCATTAAACCCGACAGTATGA
- a CDS encoding type IX secretion system membrane protein PorP/SprF — MLRNCLIKIASLILLLSFMPLKGQELTVPQLSQYLSDNPFLMSPAYAGIGNYVKVRMTGLTQWVGIEDAPDTQSLSADVRLGNRSGAGFVLYNDSNGETKQRGAKISFAHHLIIDRHDDEFFSFALSFNLNQFRIDIENFDNDAIDDLGITDDRSSSNPNFDVGGLYRNGGFYMSFNVNNLLNKDFEKFDASLFEPNTLRNYQLYSGYKFRKNRRSDFEIEPSIFLQYFENDGRSITDLNTKFKWYDFIDYYYAGITYRFLNDQLGKPLYVGPMMGLKKGDFYFGYSYQVILNEILGYSSGTHVVTIGIDLFQGISNCTCTY; from the coding sequence ATGTTAAGAAACTGTTTGATAAAAATTGCAAGTCTGATACTATTGTTGAGTTTTATGCCCCTAAAAGGACAGGAACTTACGGTACCACAGCTTTCCCAATATCTTTCCGACAATCCTTTTCTTATGTCTCCTGCTTATGCTGGAATTGGAAATTATGTAAAGGTAAGAATGACAGGTCTCACACAATGGGTAGGTATAGAGGACGCACCTGATACCCAGTCCCTATCTGCTGATGTCAGATTAGGAAATAGGTCAGGTGCCGGTTTTGTCCTTTACAATGATTCCAATGGAGAAACAAAGCAAAGAGGTGCAAAAATTTCGTTTGCACACCACTTAATTATTGATAGACATGATGATGAGTTTTTCTCGTTTGCCCTTTCTTTCAACCTAAACCAATTTAGGATAGATATTGAAAATTTTGACAATGATGCCATTGATGATTTGGGTATAACGGACGACAGATCTTCCAGTAATCCCAATTTTGATGTTGGAGGTTTATATAGGAATGGTGGATTTTATATGAGCTTTAATGTAAACAATCTTTTGAATAAGGATTTTGAAAAATTCGATGCATCACTTTTTGAGCCCAATACGCTGAGAAACTATCAGCTGTATTCTGGATACAAGTTCAGAAAGAACAGACGTTCGGATTTTGAGATAGAACCCTCCATTTTTCTACAGTATTTTGAGAACGATGGACGTTCTATCACAGATTTAAACACCAAGTTTAAGTGGTACGATTTTATAGATTATTATTATGCTGGTATTACATACCGTTTCTTAAACGATCAGCTAGGGAAACCCCTATATGTGGGTCCCATGATGGGTTTAAAGAAAGGTGATTTTTATTTTGGCTATTCTTACCAAGTTATATTAAATGAAATATTGGGTTATTCCAGTGGAACACATGTTGTCACAATAGGAATAGACTTGTTTCAGGGAATCTCCAATTGTACATGTACATATTAA